A segment of the Candidatus Sumerlaea chitinivorans genome:
ATTGGGTGTTCCTCCTTTTCCGAAACTTCGCTTGCCTGGACGCATTGGGGCCGTGGTGGGAGTTGTTGTCGTGCTCATCGCGATTTGTACCGGCGGGGCTTGGTGGCTTCTTCAGCGAGAAAAAGAGGCGTTGCGGCGTGAACTTGCGGTCGCTCAAGCTACTCCCTCCCCCACCCCGACACCTCAGCGCACACCAAAGATCGAGAATCCACGAGAAAGGCCTTCTCCCACTCCACGCCCAAATCCCTCACGGTCGAATCCCCCTCAGCAGGGCTCTGTGGAAGACGGAGTCCTCCCCACTCAAGAAGTAAAACTTTTGGCGAAGCATGGGTGGACGGTCGTAGCCTCCACGGAGTCAGTGGACAATTACTTGGGGAAAGAGGAGCCCGTGCTGCTACTGGTATTCGATCCGCAATGTGAGGAATGTCAGGCTTTTATTCGTGGAGGACTGGAGACCGACGAATTGGCCAAGCTGCCGGTGAGACTGATTGCAGTCGAACAGTCGAGTTTTTATGGCCCCTTATCCCGTGAGGTGAAAAACGTGCCGACCCTCATGCTCGTAGATCAAGATCGGAAAATCCGTTTTAAACATGAGGGACGGATGAGCACGAGTGCGCTTTTGCGCGAAATTGAGAAAGCACTTGGAAGCTAAGTTTCGGGCTAAGCCACACGCGCGTACGCCCCTTGCCCACGCTGACCTGAATTCGAGAACAAGCCTGCAGTGGAAGGAGTAACCTTCGGAATCAGGTATTGCACGGGTCGTTGTTGGTGGCAGCTCTGGCGGATGCTTGGCGGCGCCAATAGATTGCGAATGCGCCTGCGAGTGCGAACAAACTTAGCCACTGAGAAGTCGACAAAGCCCCAAAGAAACCGCGAATTTGGTCGCCTCGCAGGAACTCCAAGAGAAAGCGGGCGACGGAATATGCCATCACGTAGACCAGCGCAATGTGGCCATCAAAGCGGCGCCGGCGCCACAGCCACAAGAGGGCGGCTGCTAAGCCAAGATTAAAAAGCGCCTCTAAAATAGGTGTAGCATAGACCGGCAGCGAATAGGCATCGGCCGTCGTAACCCATCCTTGCTCAAGGTGATCGAGGTAAGGCCACGAACCCGTAATGGCTCCATCTGGCCCCGTGAGACGCGGGTAACGGATCGCGATGAGATGACCGAGCCAGCCGTGGGCCGGGGCACCATAACAGCACCCGGCAAACAGGCATCCGATCCTGCCAAAGCAGTGCGCAAGTGCGACGGCTGGTGCGAAGACGTCCGCAACTAAAGCAAAAGGCACTTTCTTGAATCGGCAGTACGCGTACAGGGCAGCGAGTCCGCAGAAAAATCCCCCCAAAAAAACCATGCCACCGGAATTGAAGAGGGCGGCTACCGGATCGCGGAGCGTAGCGCGCCACTCAATTGCCATATAAGTGAGACGACCGCCGGCAAGCCCCGCAAGAACGACATAAAAGACCGCATCAAGCGCAAATCCCTCTGGCAACTGGGCGCGACGAGCAAGACGAGTGGCAAGCCACGTCCCCACAAGAATCCCTGTGGCCACGAACATACCGTAGGTTGGCAGGTGAAAGAGTCCCAAAACGGAAAGATACGGTTTCATCGCTCAAAACAATGCAACTTGGAAGGGCAAGAAATTCGATTCTGTCCTTGCAACACTGCGCCAAAATGGCACAGGATTACTCGTAGAGGCAGGTGGGTCCGCTCAGATCCGGGGCGGGTGATTAAAGAAAACCCAAGGACTCCCTACCTTTAGGCGTGGCACCCGACTTGCTAACATTTGCATACCGAAAAGGCGCGAAACGCGCTTGTTGGAGGAAGAATCGTATGTTTATGAGAAAAGACGGACTTAGGCTATGCGTCTTTGCCACACTACTCGTGGCTCTGAGCGGTTTTGTGCGCGCAGACCAAGTCATAACGCGTGAGACTTTTCGCAACGTAGCTCGGAAAGTCTCGCCGGCGGTGGTAAATGTTAAGGTTCGAAGTAACATCCAATTCTCAGCCTCGGCGCCGAGTAAACTGATCCTGCCACCGGGCTTGGGGCTGGATGAAGGACTGCGAGAGGAATTGGAACGCCTCCACGAGCAGTTCTCCCCCTATATGACCCCGCGCGATGAAGAAGAGTTTAAGTATGCGCGGTCAGCCTCAGGGGTGATCATTCGACCCGAGGGTTACATTGTGACAAGCAACCACGTGATCGAGGACGTGGACCCAGCCAGTCTTGAAGTCTCGCTGCCAGATGGGCGAACCTTCACGAATGTCGAGTTGGTAGGCACGGACAAACTGACGGATTTGGCCGTTCTCAAAATTGACGGCAAGGATCTGCCCAGCGCCACATGGGGTGACTCCGACAAGCTGGAAGTCGGCGATATGGTTGTTGCCATCGGGAACCCCCTCGATTTCACGAATAGTGTCTCAGAGGGTATCATCAGCGCAAAGCATCGCGTGATCCGCAAAGCGCCGATCGAGGATTTACTGCAAACTACCGCAATGATTAATCCCGGCAACTCGGGTGGTGCATTGGTGAACTTGGATGGCGAAGTTGTGGGCATCAATATGGCCATCGCTACGAGTACGGGGATGTGGTCGGGACTTGGTTTCGCAATCCCGAGCAAAACAGCTCGTGACGTCACAGATCAGATCATTGCGAAAGGTCGCGTATCGCGGGGCTACCTTGGGATTGAAATGGATCCTTTGCGCAACGCCTTGGCCCGCCAACTTAACTACGATGGGAAATATGGGATTGTTGTGAAGAACGTCAACAAGGGCACCCCCGCGGAGCAGGCGGGGCTCCAGCGCTATGACATCATTGCCAAGGTCAACGGCGTGGAGATTAAAGACATTGATGACATGCACCGGAACATCGGAACGCGAGCTCCCGGCGATACCGTGGAACTCGAGGTGTGGCGCGACGAAGGCGGAAGTAAGCCCGTGAAAAAAATCATTCGCGTGCAGTTGGGCGAGCGGCCCACGGAGAAAGAACTTGCAGCGCGCAATCGGGCAATTGAGCAGCCCCTGCCCGGGAAAAAGGTTTCGCCTGAGCTTCTGGGGCTGGTTGTCTCGGTAGCGCCAGACAAACGCGGATTGATTATTGACGACGTCGAGAGTGGGAGTCCAGCGGCGCGTGGCGGCCTTGCGAAAGGTGACCGTATCCTGCAGGTCAACAAACAAGACGTCAACAGCGTGGAAGAACTGCGTGGCGCACTTCGAAAAAGTTCTGGAGAAGGACATTTGTTTTTCATTGAACGTGACGGATCGTCTGCTATGGTAACGATCAGTGAAAAGCCATAAGCGGCCGAGAATCTTGGCGGCTTGCGGTGGATGCCTCCCTCCTCCCCCCCCTGCCCCGGCACCACCCAAGCCGCCAAGCACTTTCCCTCCCACCTTGGAATACTCAACACCGTGGGAAAGCCACGAACACTGAACTTACAGATGCTAAAGTGGAGGAATTATGAATTCGGACATTCAAGCCATTACCGAACGAGTAAAGGGCGAACACCCAAGCATCGAGCGGGTGCTGGCTGAGATCGGCAAAGTCATCGTGGGTCAAAAGCCGATGATCGAACGCTTGCTCATCGGTCTTCTCACGAACGGTCACGTGCTGCTCGAAGGTGTACCGGGTTTGGCAAAGACGCTCGCGGTGAGAACGCTGGCTCGTACTATTCGGGCACATTTCCAGCGCATTCAGTTTACTCCGGATCTTTTACCGGCTGATCTTATTGGGACACTCATTTATAATCAGAAGGACGGTACTTTTACTCCCAGAAAAGGCCCGATTTTTGCCAATCTCATCCTTGCTGACGAAGTCAACCGGGCTCCAGCAAAGGTCCAAAGTGCGCTGCTTGAAGCCATGCAGGAGCACCAAGTGACGATTGGCGATACCACGTATTCGCTGCCCGAACCTTTCCTCGTGTTAGCAACCCAGAACCCAATTGAACAAGAAGGTACCTACCCGTTGCCCGAGGCTCAGGTTGACCGCTTCATGCTCAAACTGCGGATTTTCTACCCCAACAAGAGTGAAGAGAAACGGATACTGGATCGCATGACGGAGGGGGATGGAACCCTCGCGGGAGGCGGCGAGAAAATGCTCGCCGATCCGTTGCAAGAGTTCAACGTCGAACCTGTCGTTAGCACCGAAGATATCATGCGGATGCGCGGAGTCGTCCGGCAAATCTACGTTGATGAAAAGGTGAAGAATTACATCCTCGACGTGATTTTTGCGACTCGTCAGCCAGCTGAGTACAAGCTCGACATTGCTCCGTATATAAAGTACGGAGCAAGCCCGCGAGCGACCATCGCCCTCACCATGGCAGCAAAGGCTTACGCCTTTTTGCGCGGACGCGGACATGTGACACCCGACGATGTAAAAACGGTAGCAGCGGACGTGCTGCGTCATCGAATTATTCTCACCTACGAAGCTGAGGCAGAAGACGTAACCAGCGAAGCAATCATCCGGGCAATCTTCGAACAAGTGCCCGTGCCGTGACCAAGGGGGATCAGATCGCATGGTGACGACGGGACCATCTGAACATCGCGCGGCAAGAGGACTCCCCCGTGATCTTTTGGCCAAGATCCGGCGCCTCGAGATTGTGACGCGTCGAATGGTCAATGAAGTCGTTGCGGGTCGCTACCACAGCGTTTTCAAGGGGCGCGGGATGGAGTTTGCGGAGGTCCGCGAGTACACCATTGGCGATGACGTGCGCACTATTGACTGGAATGTTACAGCACGCACGGGAGCGCCCCACGTTAAGACGTTTGTGGAAGAACGTGAGCTCAGCGTGATGTTGCTGGTGGACCTCAGTGGCTCGACGGATTTCGGCACAGCGGGAAGGCTCAAGTCGGAAATCGCCGCAGAACTTTGTGCGCTGTTGGCGTTCAGCGCGATCAAGAATAATGACCGGGTCGGGCTACTGATCTTCACAGACCACGTGGAAAAGATTATTCCGCCGCGTAAGGGACGAAATCACGTGCTACGGGTGATTCGTGAGGTTCTGACCTTCCAACCTCAATCCCGCGGGACGAACTTTCCGGAAGCGGTCAATCGCACGCTCCGACTCTTAAAACGGAAAAGCGTTGTATTCGTGATTAGCGATTTTTGGGCGGGCCAGCTTCGCCGACCTCTGGCGCTCTTGAACAAAAAACATGACTTGATCGCCCTCGTAGTCCGCGACCCCCGGGAGTTTTCGCTACCACCTGTGGGAATCCTGACTTTGGAAGATCCTGAGACACGAGAAGTGCTGACCGTGGACACTTTTGATCCCTATTTCCGGCGCCGATATGAGGAACTTGTGCGGCAGCGTCATCAGGAACTCGAAACCATGTTTCGGCGGATGCAAGTCGATTTCGCCCTTATTGAGACCGATAAGCCTTACGTCGAGCGGATCGTAAGAATCTTTGAGAAACGAGCGATGAGGTACTGAAGAATGAGGAGAAGAAAACTTCGCGCTGAACAACCGGAGGAGGAACAGGCGGGAGCGCCCCCCAGACTTCGGGCAGGACTGTATTGGACTCTCCTTGCCGTGTTGGTGGTTGTCGCCGTGTGGAGCTACGATCGAAGGGAGCTGAAAGAGGCCCGCGCACACATGGAACAAGCCACACGCTACGAGCAGCAGTCCGATTACCTGAACGCGCTTAAGGAATATCGTGCTGCAATGGAGAATCCGCGCGTAAGTCGTCGCCAGAAGGCGGAACTTGCCATCAAAATGGCAGAGATTTATCAGGACCAACTGCGCGACGACGAACTCGCCCTTGTTTATTTCAAGCGAGCGCAACGGTGGTATCCCCGAAGCATCGCTTCCGCAGAGATCAAATCGCGCATTACAGAGGCTCAGAAGCGACTTCAGTCCGGGCAAAAAGACGAAGCAGGTGCGCCCGTCGAGTCGGCATCTGAGGAGCTGACTTTAGCGGAGGCGCCGAGTGAGCCCCTTGTTCCTGCACCGGAAAGCGACCGGGAAGGCCCCGTCGTTGCGCGGATTGGATACGACGAGATTCATGCGGCGGCGCTGGCGCGCTTGCTATTACGCCAAAGCGATGCCGAGTGGCTTCTCCAGCATCCCGACGATCCGAAGCTCGATAAGTTTTTTGACACACAATTGGAGCGGGAGCTTTTGTTCCGGGGCGCTATAGCTGAAGGCTACCATCGGTTGCAAGCTGTCCATGAGCGCCTGTACGATTATCAGCGGACACTTCTCTCGCAGCAATATGCCAAAGAGGTGGAAGAAAAGGCCAAGGTGGTGACCGACGAAGAAGTTCGTCGGTTCTGGGAGGAAAACAAGAAGCGCTTCTCGTCGCCTGAACGCCTTGTCGTTGGCATCATCCGCCATACAACGGAAAGTGTCGTTCTCCAGGCAAAAGAGCGCCTTGCGCGGGGCGAAGACTGGGCAAAAGTTGCCGAAGCAGTCATGGGTCCCGAATCAGAAATCTCCAAGGGAATCGCTGGGACCATGTCCGCCGACGACGATGTTGTTCCGCTCATCGGAAAAGCGCCAGATCTCGCAAAAGCTCTTCGCGAAAGTAAGGAGGGAGAGGTCCTTGGACCTATTCAACGCGACGGGACCTATGTGCTGATTAGCATTCGCGGGAGAATCCCGCGGAAAGAATCCACGCTCGACGAAGTGCGTGGACAGATTGAGGTCATGCTGCGCTCCCGAAAGCTTTCGGAAGGGAACAAGACGTTCTTCGAGCAACTGAAGAAGAAACTCGGCTTCGAGGTGGATGCGCGAGCAAAAGCACTCGTGGTGGGCTACGCTAAAAAACTCAAGGCAGAGCAAGAGGGGACAACGGTCACCGCGACCAACGACGCCCCCAAAACGGAGGAGACCCCTGCACAGCCGTGAGTGGTAGGTTTCTACACGTTCAGACTGTCCTCGCTGCTGCAGTCACGGTTATGTTGTTGCTCGTCGTTGCCACGTGCGCAAGCGCGTCCGTCAAGCTCACCGACTATACAGTTGCCCCCGCGGAGGGACGAGTTGGCGATGTCTTCACGCTAAGCCTTCAGCTCGATGGCATGACGACCCAGATCCGTGAGATTCGAGCACTGATCGACGAAAACGACGTGCTTTCCAGTTGGACGCAGATTGGACGGCCAGAAGTGCGCGTGCGAGATGAGGGCAGAAAAACTGCTGAAGCCATCCTCCGACTTCAAGCTTTGCAGCCGGGCCGGCTCCACTTGCCGCCGGTAGAAATTACCGCCGATAGTGGAGCCACAACTTTCACTGTGTTCACGCTCGATGCAGAGATTCCAGTTAGCTCGACCCTCACCGCTGCTGATGAGGAAGTAACAAGTGCGCGGATCGCTCTTCTGGAGGTCATCCCACGCTGGGTCTTCTGGTTACTTTACGGACTGGTAGGGGCGATCGTGGGTGGCCTCGCGGCAGCCATAGCTTTTGCTCTTGTTCGCTGGTGGCGCCGCACTCATGCACCGCAACCGAAAACTTTGGACGAATGGGCGCTCGACCAGCTTCAAGCGTTGGAAACGGCCGACCTTCTTGAGCGCAAGCGTTTCAAGGAATTCTACACAAGCCTTTCTGACGTTATCCGGGAATACATGGGACGCTTGTTCGAGTTCGATGCGATGGAGCTGACGAGCAGTGAATTGCTGGACCGTGTGGCGGACAAGCCTCTCGACGACGAGGTGCGAACCGACCTGACCAAGCTGCTTGAGGAGAGTGACTTGGTCAAGTTTGCCAAGTACGTTCCTGAGATCGCCGAGTGCCGACGCTCACTCGATCGGGCACGCCGAATCATTCGCCGTACCGCACCATTGCTGAAGCCACCGGAAGGTGAAAATTCACGGCGGGAGGAAGCGTAATGAAACCGGCATGGCTTACGCTTTTTGCTCCTGCGACTGAAGGGGATTATTTCCGCTTTGCCACGCCGCAGTACCTTTGGGGGCTTCTGGCCATTCCGGTGCTCTGGCTTTTATTTGAGTATTTGGATCGCCACCCACGCGTCACGCTGCGTTTCGCCACAATCCAGATCCTGAAAATGGCGCGACCGAGTAGCGGGCGCTGGCAATCGCGCACAGTGCGTTTCTTTCGAATTCTCAGTATCGCGCTATGCGTGCTCGCCCTTGCACGGCCACAATATGGACGCGTCGAACGGAAAAGCTTTAGCGAGGGCATTGACATCATGCTTGTGCTCGATGTGTCAGGCTCGATGCGCTCGCAGGACTTTGTGCCGAACCGGTTAGAAGCCGCCAAAGAGGTGCTCAAAGAATTCGTCGCGAATCGGCAAGGCGATCGAATTGGATTGGTCATCTTTGCCGCTACCGCTGCAAGCCTTGTACCCCTGACATTGGATCATGTGGTGGTGCAACAGTTTATTGAGCGGGTACGCTTCGGCTTATTGGATGAGAACAGCACCGCAATTGGCCTTGGGATCATGACGGGACTGAAAAAGCTCGAGCGCAGCGACGCCAAAAGCAAAATCATGATCTTACTGACGGATGGGCAGAACAACGCGGGCAATGTAGACCCGCTCACTGCGGCGGAAGCAGCGCGGGCAATGAAGGTACGTATCTATACCATTGGGGTGGGGACCGAAAACGTTCCAGCAGGTCTGTTTGGGTTTACCGCTCCGGACGCAGGACTGGACGAAAAAACGCTGAAAGAAATCGCAAGCAAGACAGGGGGGCTCTACTTTCACGCTACGGATAACGCTAAGCTTCGTGGGATTTACGAGCAGATCGACAAGCTTGAGAAAACCAGGATCGAGTCTACGCAGTTCGACAATTTCAACGAACTGGCCCCGTGGTTCCTGGCCGGGGCCCTCGCGGTGCTGATACTGGAAATCCTCTTTGCAACGACACGAGGAATGAGGTTGCCGCTGTGAGATTCGCAAACCCACATTTCCTTTGGTTGCTTTTTGCGCTACCTGCTCTTATGGGATTGATGGCTTTGCGCGGATGGCGCCGCCGCCGGTTGTTGGCCCGCTTCGCGGATTCATCCCTCCACCCCTATCTCGCGCCGAACTTTTCGCCACATCTCTACCGAATTAAGCAAATGCTTCTGGTTGCAGCTGCAGCTCTGCTCATCATCGGGGGCGCACGGCCTCAATGGGGATACGAAGAGCGGCGTATCGTTAGCCGCGGCATCGATTTGTTGATCGCCGTGGATGTGTCGCAGAGCATGCTTGCTCAGGACTATAAGCCAAACCGCTTGGCCCGCGCAAAGGACCTTCTTCAGAATATCCTATGGGAGTTGAAAGGCGACCGGGTTGGCATCATCGCTTTTGCAGGGGAGGCTGTGATTCAGTGCCCTCTTACGATTGACTACGGTATGGCGAAGGCCGCCCTTGATACACTGGACACGAATGCGGTGGCCACTCCGGGAACCCATATCGGCGCCGCGATTGATGCTGCGATTCGTGCGTTCGATACAGCGGCAAGTGGCGAACGAGTCCTAATTCTCCTCACCGACGGCGAAGACAATGAGGGGCAGGGCGTTACGATGGCAGAGAAGGCCAAAGCCCACAAAATCCGGATCCACACGATCGGGATCGGAACAAGTGAGGGCATGCCCATCCCGGTCGAGGGGGGAAGTTACAAACAAGACAAAGAAGGCCGACTTGTTGCGACAAAGCTCGACTTCGCCACGCTTTCGAAAATCGCAGAGATCACCGGAGGACAAGCTATAAAAGCCAACCCAGAAGGCATTGCGGAGCTGGTGCCTATTCTCAGCGACATAGAAAAGACAGTAAAGACCCAACAACAGGACACTGTGTTCCGCGTGTACACAGAACGATTCGCGTGGTTTGTGATTCCGGCACTTCTTTTGCTTTGTATCGAGGCGCTCATGCAGTGCTACGTTCGCCGTGAAATTCCTTGGCGGGGAAGTGTGCTCGAGCAATGAGACGTTGGGTTTACATAGTGCTGGGAGCATGTGCGCTTGCGTGCGCGGCTACGGGCTGGTCGGCTCCGCCAAAAGCTTATTACAAAGCTTGGCAAGGCGAACAATCGTTCCACCGTAAGGACTTCGATGGGGCGAATCAGCATTTTCGCGAAGCGGCGGAACTCGCTCCGAACGAGCAGCGCATCCGCTATGCGGAAGCCGCTTCGCTGATTATGAAAGGCGAGTTCGAGAAAGCCCGCAGCATACTGGGCTCCGTATTTCATCCCAAGGACACGGAACTGAACGCGGCAGCAGCGTTTGCGCGTGGCACCATTGATCACGCTGAGATGCAGAATGCCATCCAACCAGTGAAGCAGGAGTTGGATAACCCTGAACATTTACCACCCCAACGGCGTGAAGAGCTTCGCAAATTAGTTTCTGACGCCATCAGGCAGACCGAGACGGCGATACGCGAATACCGCGAGGCGTTGAAACTGGATCCGAGCAAAGCGCATTACCGGCGGAGTTACGAGCTTGCAGCTCGTGACCTGCAATATCTGCGCGAGCGACTTCGTGCGCTGGAACCGCCCCCGGAACCTCAATCGGAAAAGCAGCCGAATCCGCAACAGAATCCTCAAGAGAACGAACAGAAAGAAGATAAACAACAACAACAACAGCAGCAGCAGCAGCAGCAGCAGCAGCAGCAGCAGCAGCAGCAGCAGCAAGATCAGGGCCAGTCCCATCAAGAGCAACAACCGGATCGTCGACCATCGGAAAGCCAGAAGCAGGAGCAACAACAGCCATCCGACCAACAAAAGGAAAAGCAAGACGAGTCCCAGAAAGAACAGACGTCTTCCCGCGAACCGAAGGAAGACAATCGCGCGGAAAAACAAGAAAAGAATCAGAAACCAAGTGGCAGTGAATCGAAGAGTGAAAAACCATCTACGGGCTTAGGCGAATCGGAACCGAAACCGGCAGAGATGTCCCCCGAGGACGTGAAACGATTACTGAACGCGCTCCCAGACAAAGACAAGGAAGCGATCATGCGTCTCCTGATGGGCTCTCGCCCACCACAGACCAAGGAACCGGAGCGAGACTGGTGAGAATGATGGTAGCGAGACTGCGAAACATGTATCCTCGTCTCTGGGGATGCCTTGTGATTCTCATTTGCGGAATTACATTCAGTGTAGCGGCGCAAGATTGCACCCTCAGTGCGTTTGTTGAGCCATCAAATGCCGTGGTTGGGCAATCGATCCTCTACATTTTGAAGCTCGAGTGCGCCGAAAAACCGGATGGCCCACCTGATTTGCCCCTCATTGATTCCGACTTGGGATTCAGTGATTTTCGTTCAGCAGGGACAAGTTCACAGCTTCAGATCGTGAACGGGCGGGTGTCGCAAACTTTTGAGTATCGCTACAGCTTTAGCGTCAGTCGGAAGGGGCGCTTCAAGATACCGCCTGCAAGGATCGTGGTTGGAGAACGCGAACTCAAAAGTAACGAAGTCGAGATCGTGATTGGCGACACGCCGTCTGCGCCCGCTGCAAATCTCCCGGAGGAACTCCGGGGACGGATTGCCCCACCTCAAGTTCAGGGCAATCCACGCCTCCAGAATGCCCTGTTTGGCAAGATCTTCGTGCTGGCTGTGCCAGAAACAACGAGCCCCGTGGCTGGTCAACAGTTTCTGCTGAGCTATTATCTCGGTATCGAGCAAGAGGCCCTCCAGCGGGCTGGATTCGACGTCAGTCGATTTCGGGGCGGAGGCGTAGAGGTTCCGGACTTCCAAGGTTTTGTAAAGGACGAGATTTTTCCTCTCCCCCAGCGCCTGAGTTTCCGCGAGCAAATGATTGAGGGGCGACGCTATGTTTTTGCGCCTTTATACCAAGTGGCGATTACCCCAACCCGTACAGGCAAGCTCACAATTGAACCGTTTCAGCTGAGTTTATCTTTCCCCTACCGGGGAGCAAGGCCACGACCGCTCACCGGTGGCCCATTTTTTGACGACTTCTTTGATTTTGACTTTGGTCTACTGGATTCTATCCCGATCACCGTTTCCTCAATTCCGGTCACCATCGATGTTCAGGCTCTACCGAGACCGGCGGACGGAACAAACTTTTCTGGTGCGGTGGGTGCCTTCTCGCTAAAAGCTGAACTCGACAAATCGCGCGCGAAAGCAAACGAGGATGTTGTCCGACTGCGTGTCGTTCTGGAAGGAGAGGGAAACGCCAGTGCGGCTTCGCCTCCCGTTCTTCCTCAGATCGAAGGAGTTAGCCTGCTCGAAGAACCCAAAAGCTCAAGCGAGCGACGCATTGAGAACGATAAGCTGATTTCACGCAAATCGTTCGACTACTTGCTTCGCCCTGTGAAAGAAGGCGAAGTGAGTATTCCATCGCTTGAACTCACGGTATACAACGTAAAGTCTGGACAGTATGAGACGCTGAGAACTGAGCCACTCAATCTTTTGGTCGCTCCGGGGATTGCACGACCTGCACTGGTCGCGCCGTTAGCGTCGGCGACATCCACCACGACTTCGTCCGGTGGGCTCAGCAGCGTCACTCCGCGAACGGATCTTCGTTACATCCACGACCGACCACTTCGCGTTGATAAGGGTAGGTGGATCGTCCTGCGTCGGCCTTGGATCTATGGGTCAGTGGGTCTGCCCGCGTTGTTGGTCGCCATGGCGTTTGTCTTCGGAAAACGCCGGGAGCGAATTCTGGCGGATTTGCAAGGCTACCGTCGTTCGAGGGCACGAAGTCGTGCGGAGGACGCACTTGCTTCGGCAAAACGCCGTGCTGAGAAGGCGCCCGTGGATGCCTTTGCGGCAATCGGCGATGCCTTGCGAACGTATTTTGCGGACAAACTGGGACGCGAGAGCGCGGGAGCGCTGACAGCTGAAGAGATTTTGACGCTCTTAGAGGAGCGCGGAGTAAGCCCAGAGACGCGAGCTCAACTGCGGTCCGCGTTGGAGCAGTGCGACTCCGTGCGGTACGCACCTGCTAGTGCCACAGCGGCCGATGCTAAAGCCCTCGCCCATCAGGTGGCCCAGCTCTTGGAGGAAGTGGACCAATGCTTGTGAGACGATGGCTTGCCCATGTCGTGATTTGTCTAACTCTCGTTTTCGGTATTGCCTCCGGCGCCAGCGGTGAGCCGGAACAAAGCAACTTGCAAACGACCGCATCCGTCGAACAGACGTTTCGGGAGGCAAACCAAGCATATCGAGAAAAACGTTTCTTAGAGGCGCAGCAGCTCTACGAACAGTTAGTCGAGCAAGGCATCGTTTCGGCGGACCTATTTTATAATCTTGGCACCACCTATGCGCAACTGGGAGACAGTGGACGAGCTGTGCTCTACCTTGAAAAGGCACGGCGGCTTGCGCCGAGGGACCGCGATATACAAGCCAATCTACGATTGCTCGAACCGCCGATGAACCGGGCGCACGAACGCTTGTGGCACCAACTCATGCTGAGCCTCACCTTCGATGAGTGGCTGTCGGTCTTCTTCATCGTTTACGTCGTTTGTGCCTTGTCATGGGCAGCATGGTTTTGGAGGCCGCGTGCTCAAAGGAGCCGCCTCCTCAAGGCCAGCGCCATCACCTTATCAGTAGCGGCCATCGTAGTGGGAACGTGCGCGGGAGTTAGCTATTACTACACACAAGCCACACGGTATGGCGTTGTGCTCACGCCGGGGGCGATTGTGCGTAGCGGCCCAGCCGAGCGCTTCAGTGAGCTCATCCGGGCACCAGAAGGATTGAAGCTCGGAGTTGAGACTTACCAGGACCCAGATTGGAAAGTAGTGTATTTTCCTGATGGACAGCTGGGTTACATTCGTTCGACCGATATTCAGGAGATTTAGCCTCGCCGGCTGTGCCTGTTCGAGCGTTGCTACGGTTGTTGACAACGAGGTGACAAACACTTTCGCATCGCTCTGAGTTCGAAGAAATCCTTGCTTCGAGTGGTGAATAATTTCGGAAGTTTGCCCAGTGACTTCCAGAAGAA
Coding sequences within it:
- a CDS encoding BatB, whose protein sequence is MRFANPHFLWLLFALPALMGLMALRGWRRRRLLARFADSSLHPYLAPNFSPHLYRIKQMLLVAAAALLIIGGARPQWGYEERRIVSRGIDLLIAVDVSQSMLAQDYKPNRLARAKDLLQNILWELKGDRVGIIAFAGEAVIQCPLTIDYGMAKAALDTLDTNAVATPGTHIGAAIDAAIRAFDTAASGERVLILLTDGEDNEGQGVTMAEKAKAHKIRIHTIGIGTSEGMPIPVEGGSYKQDKEGRLVATKLDFATLSKIAEITGGQAIKANPEGIAELVPILSDIEKTVKTQQQDTVFRVYTERFAWFVIPALLLLCIEALMQCYVRREIPWRGSVLEQ
- a CDS encoding BatC produces the protein MLGACALACAATGWSAPPKAYYKAWQGEQSFHRKDFDGANQHFREAAELAPNEQRIRYAEAASLIMKGEFEKARSILGSVFHPKDTELNAAAAFARGTIDHAEMQNAIQPVKQELDNPEHLPPQRREELRKLVSDAIRQTETAIREYREALKLDPSKAHYRRSYELAARDLQYLRERLRALEPPPEPQSEKQPNPQQNPQENEQKEDKQQQQQQQQQQQQQQQQQQQQQDQGQSHQEQQPDRRPSESQKQEQQQPSDQQKEKQDESQKEQTSSREPKEDNRAEKQEKNQKPSGSESKSEKPSTGLGESEPKPAEMSPEDVKRLLNALPDKDKEAIMRLLMGSRPPQTKEPERDW
- a CDS encoding BatD — its product is MYPRLWGCLVILICGITFSVAAQDCTLSAFVEPSNAVVGQSILYILKLECAEKPDGPPDLPLIDSDLGFSDFRSAGTSSQLQIVNGRVSQTFEYRYSFSVSRKGRFKIPPARIVVGERELKSNEVEIVIGDTPSAPAANLPEELRGRIAPPQVQGNPRLQNALFGKIFVLAVPETTSPVAGQQFLLSYYLGIEQEALQRAGFDVSRFRGGGVEVPDFQGFVKDEIFPLPQRLSFREQMIEGRRYVFAPLYQVAITPTRTGKLTIEPFQLSLSFPYRGARPRPLTGGPFFDDFFDFDFGLLDSIPITVSSIPVTIDVQALPRPADGTNFSGAVGAFSLKAELDKSRAKANEDVVRLRVVLEGEGNASAASPPVLPQIEGVSLLEEPKSSSERRIENDKLISRKSFDYLLRPVKEGEVSIPSLELTVYNVKSGQYETLRTEPLNLLVAPGIARPALVAPLASATSTTTSSGGLSSVTPRTDLRYIHDRPLRVDKGRWIVLRRPWIYGSVGLPALLVAMAFVFGKRRERILADLQGYRRSRARSRAEDALASAKRRAEKAPVDAFAAIGDALRTYFADKLGRESAGALTAEEILTLLEERGVSPETRAQLRSALEQCDSVRYAPASATAADAKALAHQVAQLLEEVDQCL
- a CDS encoding BatE, translating into MLVRRWLAHVVICLTLVFGIASGASGEPEQSNLQTTASVEQTFREANQAYREKRFLEAQQLYEQLVEQGIVSADLFYNLGTTYAQLGDSGRAVLYLEKARRLAPRDRDIQANLRLLEPPMNRAHERLWHQLMLSLTFDEWLSVFFIVYVVCALSWAAWFWRPRAQRSRLLKASAITLSVAAIVVGTCAGVSYYYTQATRYGVVLTPGAIVRSGPAERFSELIRAPEGLKLGVETYQDPDWKVVYFPDGQLGYIRSTDIQEI